A portion of the Aricia agestis chromosome 1, ilAriAges1.1, whole genome shotgun sequence genome contains these proteins:
- the LOC121728182 gene encoding uncharacterized protein LOC121728182 produces the protein MLGNLKDFISVVQDGLSSSNNLRQTLQEVQKVTNIFKEKQKPSSESKVNYGAGGELLEHFQKQWEELHENAEKNAKEAEAVDELILAIHAETKLKLQQATEFAYNVAHLPSLTASVAQCMDSLKNVQTLLKDVEEQLLDFEDIVERNKMENRKLDHHYQLTLYKEKKMERLEEIRSSLATENMKKSTEREKQQLAELQLKREISAVAFQSDVARYKLSGNIPTGSSPAPQLSLEQIQLDNDSTDLEKFLED, from the exons ATGTTAGGAAACCTAAAAGATTTTATTTCGGTTGTCCAAGATGGACTGAGTTCGAGCAACAATTTAAGGCAGACTTTGCAAGAAGTTCAAAAAGTAACCAACATTTTCAAAGAGAAACAGAAACCGAGCAGCGAAAGTAAAGTTAACTATGGAGCTGGTGGGGAGTTACTTGAGCATTTTCAAAAGCAATGGGAGGAACTTCACGAAAACGCCGAGAAAAATGCGAAAGAAGCTGAAGCAGTGGACGAATTGATTCTAGCGATACACGCTGAAACTAAACTAAAATTGCAACAAGCAACTGAGTTTGCTTACAATGTAGCTCACCTCCCTAGTTTGACGGCTTCGGTAGCACAATGCATGGACAGTCTTAAAAACGTTCAGACGTTACTGAAGGATGTAGAGGAACAGTTACTCGACTTTGAGGATATCGTCGAAAGGAATAAAATGGAGAACAGAAAACTTGATCATCATTATCAGCTCACATTATACAAGGAGAAGAAAATGG AGAGGTTGGAGGAAATCAGAAGTTCTCTAGCTACAGAAAACATGAAAAAAAGTACAGAAAGGGAAAAACAACAACTGGCAGAGCTGCAGCTGAAACGGGAAATTAGTGCAGTTGCGTTCCAGAGTGATGTAGCCAGATACAAACTGAGCGGAAACATTCCAACTG GATCCTCCCCTGCCCCACAACTGTCTCTAGAACAGATTCAGCTGGACAACGATAGCACGGACTTGGAGAAATTTCTAGAGGACTAA